The proteins below come from a single Halomonas binhaiensis genomic window:
- a CDS encoding LysR substrate-binding domain-containing protein has translation MSMRLPSLTSLRAFEAAARLRSFKKAAEELAVTPTAISHRIRDLEEYFESPLFLRKVREVELTPNGLTLFTAVRNGLESIAAGVEQVRNAGRASVTLSTTPAFASKWLVPRLASFQAEHPDIDLHVHASNTPVNLNSATADLAIRYGHGPFEGLAATLLMEDHFAPVACPSLLTTLGQDATQWPLIHFDWDRPLMVDLTWDAWAQAAGYASASLEHGICYSEESHAIQATVAGHGVALLSLLLVEEELDQGLLRVVSEPVLKGMSYHILKSRNRPTSEAVSAVEAWLTRMSRHAPETP, from the coding sequence ATGAGCATGCGCCTCCCTTCGCTGACGTCGCTTCGCGCTTTTGAGGCAGCCGCGCGTTTACGCAGCTTCAAGAAAGCGGCTGAGGAATTGGCTGTCACACCGACAGCCATCAGCCACCGTATTCGTGATCTGGAGGAGTACTTCGAAAGCCCCTTGTTTCTGCGCAAGGTGCGGGAAGTCGAGCTGACGCCCAATGGACTGACGTTATTCACTGCTGTACGCAACGGCCTGGAGAGCATTGCCGCAGGTGTCGAGCAAGTGCGCAATGCCGGCCGAGCATCGGTCACTTTATCCACGACGCCGGCATTCGCGAGCAAGTGGCTGGTGCCAAGGCTGGCATCGTTTCAGGCAGAACATCCCGATATTGACCTGCATGTTCATGCTTCCAACACACCGGTCAATCTGAATTCGGCAACAGCAGATCTGGCCATCCGCTACGGGCATGGTCCGTTCGAAGGTCTGGCAGCGACCTTATTGATGGAGGACCATTTTGCCCCGGTTGCCTGCCCCTCTCTGCTGACGACACTCGGCCAGGATGCCACGCAGTGGCCCTTGATCCACTTCGACTGGGATCGTCCTCTGATGGTAGATCTGACCTGGGATGCCTGGGCACAAGCCGCGGGATATGCCTCAGCAAGCCTGGAGCATGGCATCTGTTATTCCGAGGAAAGCCACGCGATTCAGGCCACCGTTGCGGGCCACGGAGTAGCACTATTGAGCCTGTTGCTGGTAGAGGAGGAACTCGACCAGGGGCTGTTGCGGGTCGTATCCGAGCCGGTTCTCAAGGGAATGTCCTATCACATCCTCAAGTCCCGCAACCGCCCAACATCAGAAGCCGTTTCCGCCGTGGAAGCATGGCTGACGCGTATGTCCCGACATGCGCCGGAAACCCCATGA
- a CDS encoding dihydrodipicolinate synthase family protein → MFSGLSAFPLTPMNESGIDEAAFARLIDRLVAAGVDSIGALGSTGSYAYLNRAEREQVTQLAVAQAGKVPVIVGIGALRTRDVLDAAEDAQKAGASGVLLAPMSYQKLSEDEVFGLFDSVTRHLSVPLCVYDNPTTTHFEFSDELHGRIAQLPNVRSIKIPGVPVEPEAAKARVDRLRALIPSHVTIGVSGDVLAATGLNAGCDAWYSVIGGLFPRTALAITRAAQSGDVHQAMRLSERLQPLWELFGQYGGSLRVMAAAAELQGLTESPCLPLPLKALDGPGKQKLATLLEALELT, encoded by the coding sequence ATGTTTTCCGGACTCAGTGCTTTTCCTTTGACACCGATGAATGAGAGCGGCATTGATGAGGCGGCGTTTGCCCGGCTGATCGATCGCCTGGTTGCTGCTGGGGTCGACTCCATCGGGGCGCTTGGATCGACGGGCAGCTATGCCTATCTCAATCGCGCTGAGCGGGAACAAGTGACACAGCTTGCAGTAGCACAGGCCGGCAAGGTGCCTGTGATCGTCGGTATTGGCGCTCTGCGTACCCGTGATGTGCTGGATGCGGCTGAGGATGCACAAAAAGCCGGGGCAAGCGGTGTATTGCTGGCGCCAATGTCGTATCAGAAGTTGTCTGAAGATGAAGTCTTCGGCCTGTTCGACAGCGTGACACGCCACCTGTCCGTGCCGTTATGTGTGTACGACAATCCGACGACCACACACTTTGAATTCAGTGACGAATTGCACGGTCGTATTGCCCAGCTACCGAATGTACGCTCGATCAAGATTCCCGGTGTGCCAGTGGAGCCCGAAGCAGCCAAGGCACGAGTCGATCGTCTTCGGGCACTGATCCCATCGCATGTGACCATTGGCGTCAGTGGTGATGTCCTGGCAGCAACGGGCCTGAACGCGGGCTGCGACGCATGGTACTCGGTCATCGGCGGGCTATTCCCTCGAACAGCTCTGGCGATTACCCGTGCCGCGCAGAGTGGCGATGTTCACCAGGCCATGCGCTTGTCCGAACGCTTGCAACCATTGTGGGAGCTGTTTGGCCAGTATGGTGGCAGTCTGCGTGTCATGGCCGCAGCAGCCGAGCTTCAGGGCCTGACCGAATCACCCTGTCTGCCGCTGCCTCTCAAGGCGCTGGATGGTCCTGGCAAACAGAAACTGGCAACGCTTCTCGAGGCACTGGAACTGACGTGA
- a CDS encoding AraC family transcriptional regulator — protein MAWLQADDVFSPDVLGQPVVGIAADLRHHDSGVHQHHMGQLLFAQRGCIRITLTNQLCMLPPTRVAWIPPSAPHRAEMMETVDYRSIYLDTKQVGGLPESVQVLEVTPLLRAILERIALSRFDTDWQGGPAAHLLAVCLDEIHAARREPTLLPLPMDSRLARMSLHELPPPLAILATQVGASERTIGRIFRRETGLGYQQWRQQWRLIKAIELLARGARTTGVASVLGFTSDSAFIAFFRKMTGFSPRAYLTRHESSE, from the coding sequence ATGGCTTGGTTGCAGGCTGATGACGTTTTTTCACCTGATGTGTTGGGGCAACCTGTGGTGGGTATCGCAGCCGACCTGAGGCATCATGATTCAGGTGTCCATCAGCACCACATGGGGCAACTGCTGTTTGCCCAGCGTGGCTGTATTCGCATTACCCTGACGAACCAATTATGCATGCTGCCGCCGACGCGTGTTGCCTGGATTCCTCCTTCGGCACCCCATCGGGCTGAGATGATGGAGACGGTGGATTATCGATCCATTTACCTCGATACCAAACAGGTTGGGGGATTGCCGGAAAGTGTCCAGGTGCTCGAGGTGACGCCGTTGTTGAGGGCTATTCTGGAGCGTATTGCTCTATCGCGCTTCGATACCGACTGGCAAGGAGGGCCCGCTGCCCATCTTTTAGCGGTATGTCTGGATGAAATTCATGCAGCACGTCGGGAGCCTACGCTTTTGCCGTTACCGATGGATAGTCGTCTTGCCAGAATGTCGTTGCACGAATTACCGCCTCCTCTGGCGATACTTGCCACTCAGGTGGGAGCCAGTGAAAGGACCATTGGTAGGATATTTCGCCGCGAAACAGGACTTGGCTATCAGCAATGGCGTCAACAATGGCGCTTGATCAAGGCGATTGAGTTACTGGCAAGAGGAGCGCGCACGACGGGAGTGGCCAGTGTGCTTGGCTTCACCAGTGACAGCGCCTTCATCGCTTTCTTCCGCAAGATGACAGGGTTTTCTCCTCGGGCTTATCTAACTCGGCATGAAAGCTCGGAGTGA
- a CDS encoding multidrug effflux MFS transporter, whose protein sequence is MQRPFPPGLPLATALMMFPQVVETIYSPALPDIARGFSVTAEHAGQTLSLYFLAFALGVVTWGRSCDQWGRRPTMLAGLSLYGVASLVALLSPNFECLLIARMLAAFGAALGSVGTQTMLRDSYHGEKLARIFALMGVALAASPALGMISGAVLTDYSGYQGVFTCLAMLAAVLLGWSTIMLPETRPPRIASVSLTQTLMMMLKDQDIWRTALLVALFNVCLFAYYQLAPFDFKRMGLSNEMFGYSGMAMASGVGLGALLNHYLLKAGRSSSFLVLLAALLVLIGAMGVTIASTWRFIMPMVLVVMAYGIAIPNILATALANYADRKGTAGAVLGLLYYLMLGIGLMMTSEIQHLGEVLFCCGIGALLCAIHAHLAAPRTTTS, encoded by the coding sequence ATGCAACGCCCCTTTCCTCCCGGGCTTCCATTGGCCACAGCGCTGATGATGTTCCCCCAGGTCGTCGAGACCATCTATAGTCCAGCATTACCCGATATTGCCCGAGGCTTCTCCGTCACTGCGGAGCATGCGGGACAAACGCTATCGCTGTACTTTCTCGCCTTTGCACTCGGGGTGGTGACATGGGGGCGCTCATGCGATCAATGGGGGCGGCGTCCCACCATGCTGGCAGGGCTGTCACTCTACGGCGTAGCCTCTTTGGTTGCCTTGTTGAGCCCCAATTTTGAATGCCTGCTGATAGCAAGAATGTTGGCGGCATTTGGTGCAGCCCTAGGCTCAGTGGGTACGCAAACCATGCTTCGCGATAGTTATCATGGCGAAAAACTGGCCCGCATTTTTGCGTTGATGGGGGTGGCACTGGCTGCCAGTCCAGCTCTCGGCATGATCAGTGGCGCCGTACTGACAGATTATTCCGGTTATCAGGGTGTGTTTACTTGTCTGGCCATGCTCGCCGCAGTGTTGCTCGGCTGGTCCACTATCATGCTGCCAGAAACTCGCCCCCCGCGTATTGCCAGCGTATCGCTTACCCAGACGTTGATGATGATGCTCAAGGACCAGGATATCTGGAGGACAGCCCTGCTCGTGGCGTTATTCAATGTATGCCTCTTTGCCTACTATCAATTGGCTCCCTTCGACTTCAAGAGAATGGGGCTTTCAAATGAAATGTTTGGCTATAGTGGCATGGCCATGGCCAGTGGCGTTGGCCTGGGAGCACTGTTGAACCATTATCTGCTCAAGGCAGGGCGGTCATCGAGCTTCCTGGTGTTGCTGGCAGCATTGCTGGTCTTGATAGGCGCGATGGGAGTGACTATTGCATCGACATGGAGATTCATCATGCCGATGGTTCTGGTCGTGATGGCCTATGGCATTGCTATCCCCAATATCCTGGCAACAGCACTAGCGAATTATGCAGATCGTAAAGGAACAGCAGGCGCTGTACTTGGTCTTCTCTATTATTTAATGCTAGGTATCGGGCTGATGATGACTTCCGAGATCCAGCACCTTGGAGAAGTACTTTTCTGCTGTGGCATTGGTGCGTTGCTCTGCGCAATTCATGCGCATTTGGCAGCACCACGAACAACGACAAGCTAA
- a CDS encoding VOC family protein: MKVKRIMSNIATSDLDKAKAFYGDILGLELIMDHGWFQTYGSDATMKAQVSFGNEGGSGTPVPDLSIEVDDLDTALARFISAGIPIEYGPVSEPWGVRRFYVRDPFGKLVNILQHEG, encoded by the coding sequence ATGAAAGTCAAACGTATCATGTCCAATATCGCGACATCAGATCTTGACAAAGCGAAGGCCTTTTACGGTGACATACTGGGTCTCGAGCTGATCATGGACCATGGTTGGTTCCAGACATATGGTTCAGATGCGACGATGAAAGCTCAAGTAAGCTTTGGAAACGAGGGCGGTTCAGGGACGCCAGTGCCTGACCTGTCGATCGAAGTCGACGACCTGGATACTGCACTGGCAAGGTTCATTAGTGCGGGTATTCCCATTGAATATGGGCCGGTAAGCGAGCCATGGGGAGTGCGACGGTTCTATGTTCGTGATCCCTTCGGAAAACTGGTCAATATTCTGCAGCATGAGGGTTGA
- a CDS encoding MerR family transcriptional regulator, translating into MLRYYEAEGLLKPQRTTSGYRDYDPAEIRTVERIRLLGSAGMTLATIRQFLPCVRGDGPVFEPCDELRNTLHEQIRLADQKAQELAQSRKVLETFLYEIGHEIEQE; encoded by the coding sequence ATGCTGCGTTATTACGAGGCCGAAGGGCTGCTCAAGCCACAACGCACTACAAGCGGCTATCGTGATTATGATCCCGCAGAGATTCGCACTGTCGAACGGATCAGGCTGCTGGGCTCTGCAGGCATGACGCTGGCGACGATCCGCCAGTTCCTGCCGTGTGTGAGAGGCGACGGGCCCGTCTTTGAACCGTGTGACGAGCTGCGCAATACCTTGCACGAACAAATTCGCCTGGCCGACCAGAAAGCGCAAGAGCTGGCGCAAAGCCGGAAAGTTCTGGAGACATTTTTGTATGAAATAGGACATGAAATCGAGCAGGAGTAA
- a CDS encoding aminotransferase class IV family protein: MSNEASIYQAQLDGRPVTQAELVPLAFSGFAHFTAMQVRSGKVKGLDLHLERLRNASTEFFGKALPDEQLQSRIKAAIDESPEDLSLTVTVFSRHGEFSAGSMDVEPSVLVRTSAPSNGPEGPLRLSIVEHERPLATIKHVGEAGKTYYLHQAIRQGFDDAAFADRHGRLSEATIWNLVFWDGETVIWPKADMLRGTMMSIVQRQLERLGIPQRHEDISVGRLADLSGAAVMNSWTPGIAVTAIGPHDIAQATPFIRLLHEAYEAEPGSLL, translated from the coding sequence ATGTCCAATGAAGCCAGCATCTACCAAGCCCAGCTCGATGGCCGCCCCGTCACTCAGGCAGAACTGGTTCCCCTGGCCTTTTCAGGTTTCGCCCACTTTACGGCGATGCAGGTGCGAAGTGGCAAGGTCAAAGGGCTGGACCTGCACCTGGAGCGTCTGCGCAACGCCTCCACCGAGTTCTTTGGCAAGGCGCTACCCGACGAACAGCTGCAGTCTCGTATCAAGGCAGCCATCGATGAGAGCCCAGAAGACCTGTCATTGACCGTGACCGTCTTTTCTCGCCACGGCGAGTTCAGCGCAGGTAGCATGGATGTAGAACCCTCGGTTCTCGTTCGTACCAGCGCCCCATCCAATGGCCCTGAAGGGCCGCTGAGGCTGAGTATCGTGGAACATGAAAGACCTCTGGCCACCATCAAGCATGTTGGCGAGGCAGGCAAGACCTATTACCTGCACCAGGCCATTCGCCAGGGCTTCGACGATGCCGCATTTGCCGATCGCCATGGGCGCTTGAGTGAGGCGACCATTTGGAACCTGGTCTTCTGGGACGGTGAAACCGTTATCTGGCCAAAGGCGGATATGTTGCGAGGCACCATGATGAGCATCGTTCAGCGGCAACTGGAACGGCTTGGTATCCCCCAACGTCATGAAGACATCAGCGTCGGACGTCTTGCCGATTTATCCGGTGCGGCAGTGATGAACTCATGGACACCAGGCATTGCCGTAACCGCCATAGGGCCGCATGACATTGCGCAGGCCACCCCATTTATTCGCTTGCTGCATGAGGCCTATGAAGCGGAGCCAGGCAGCTTGCTTTAA
- a CDS encoding ABC transporter ATP-binding protein, which produces MKLTARQVGWTVHGRKLLDRVSLVVEPGQTFGLIGPNGSGKTTLLRMFAGLARPQVGSITIDERSMANMRQRDIARCIALVEQHAETTDRVSVRQAVALGRTPFLSPLRPWSDQDNAIVSRVLDDVGMQHLADRLWNTLSGGERQRAHIARALAQQPKILLLDEPTNHLDIRHQLSILQLVKQLPVTVIIALHDLNQAMDCDRVGVMGNGRLIDIGPPNRVLTTERLRHTFGVNADILDDPINGSQIMRFRNAV; this is translated from the coding sequence ATGAAGCTGACGGCCAGACAAGTCGGTTGGACAGTCCATGGACGCAAGTTGCTGGATAGGGTCAGCCTTGTTGTGGAGCCTGGCCAGACCTTCGGTCTGATTGGGCCGAATGGATCCGGCAAGACGACCTTGCTACGGATGTTCGCGGGTCTGGCCAGGCCGCAGGTTGGATCCATCACGATCGATGAGCGGTCCATGGCCAATATGCGTCAGCGCGATATCGCTCGCTGCATTGCTTTGGTAGAGCAACATGCGGAAACCACTGACCGAGTCAGCGTACGACAGGCGGTGGCGCTGGGCCGGACTCCCTTCCTCTCACCGTTGCGCCCATGGTCGGACCAGGACAATGCTATCGTTTCTCGCGTCCTTGATGATGTGGGCATGCAGCATCTGGCGGATCGTCTCTGGAACACGCTGTCTGGGGGGGAACGTCAGCGCGCTCATATTGCCCGCGCCTTGGCCCAGCAACCGAAGATACTGTTACTCGATGAACCCACTAACCACCTGGATATTCGTCACCAGTTATCCATCCTGCAGTTGGTCAAGCAACTACCGGTTACCGTGATCATCGCTTTGCACGACCTCAATCAAGCCATGGATTGTGACCGGGTTGGTGTGATGGGTAATGGGCGTCTGATCGATATCGGCCCGCCCAATCGGGTGCTGACAACTGAGAGATTGCGCCATACCTTCGGAGTGAATGCCGATATTCTTGATGATCCCATCAATGGCAGCCAGATCATGCGTTTTCGCAACGCGGTATAA
- a CDS encoding FecCD family ABC transporter permease, translating to MSSAIALSSRVRPGWRWLWLAPLVLFAVLIAGTAIGETSISLETIFKVLANRLWGAGYAVDRIDDGIIWNYRLSRAIVAACCGAGLALAGLVLQALLRNPLADPFLMGISAGASTGAVAVTIAGMGAGALTLSAGAFAGAGLAFGLVLLLAQAASGGRSSQAAGAIILAGLAGSQLFNALTAFIIAKSASAEQARGIMFWLLGNLSGVRWDDVVLAVPVALGGLLICLWYRRALDAFTFGTDSAASMGIAVRQVRGILITSMALVTAVMVSMVGAIGFVGLVIPHAMRFIVGSRYTRLVPASALAGAVFLVAADILSRVLVPGQVLPIGVITSLVGAPAFALILVRGMRKR from the coding sequence ATGAGTTCAGCCATTGCATTAAGCTCCCGGGTCCGGCCAGGGTGGCGCTGGTTGTGGCTGGCCCCACTAGTGTTGTTTGCTGTCTTAATAGCGGGCACTGCGATTGGCGAGACCTCAATTTCGCTTGAGACGATCTTCAAGGTATTGGCGAACCGGCTCTGGGGGGCTGGTTATGCCGTTGACAGAATCGATGACGGCATTATCTGGAACTATCGGCTCAGCCGCGCCATTGTAGCGGCCTGCTGTGGAGCGGGGCTCGCCCTGGCTGGCCTCGTCCTTCAAGCGCTGTTGCGCAACCCCTTGGCGGATCCATTTCTGATGGGGATCTCGGCCGGTGCCTCGACCGGTGCTGTGGCAGTGACCATCGCGGGAATGGGGGCTGGAGCCTTGACCCTTTCGGCTGGCGCCTTCGCCGGGGCAGGCCTGGCCTTTGGGCTGGTACTGCTGCTTGCCCAGGCTGCGAGTGGCGGGCGCAGCTCTCAGGCTGCCGGGGCGATCATCCTGGCTGGACTCGCTGGGTCTCAGCTATTCAATGCTCTGACCGCTTTCATCATTGCCAAGTCGGCCAGTGCCGAGCAGGCACGCGGGATCATGTTCTGGCTACTGGGAAACCTTTCTGGCGTACGTTGGGATGATGTCGTGCTGGCAGTGCCTGTTGCGCTTGGCGGTCTGCTGATATGTCTGTGGTACCGGCGCGCGCTGGACGCCTTCACCTTCGGTACGGACAGTGCCGCTTCGATGGGTATCGCTGTGCGTCAAGTAAGAGGCATCTTGATTACCTCCATGGCGTTGGTGACAGCCGTCATGGTTTCCATGGTCGGAGCCATTGGTTTCGTTGGCCTGGTGATACCTCATGCCATGCGCTTTATCGTTGGCAGTCGCTATACCCGTCTGGTGCCTGCTTCGGCACTGGCAGGCGCGGTGTTCCTGGTCGCGGCGGATATTCTCTCGCGTGTCCTGGTGCCTGGGCAGGTACTGCCGATTGGTGTCATTACATCGCTGGTCGGAGCGCCAGCTTTTGCATTGATTCTGGTTCGGGGGATGAGAAAACGATGA
- a CDS encoding ABC transporter substrate-binding protein: MNFVRHLSMVLWLLPVAHASADAHASAGASVYPLTVTNCGREVSFQSAPESIVTIGQSATEILYALGLADKVKGTSVWFNPVLPQFRDADAGIERIADNDPSFEAVVSKKPDLVAVQYELHVGPAASVASRDQFNELGISTYVMPADCDGKDNNATGGDGTRTAAFSSASIYKGITELARIFDVQDKGKALVADLQAREAGAIAHAARLELPEDLTAVFWFSSPELSTDPFVAGRLGAPGYMMDKLGIRNVIQSDEEWPTVGWESIAKADPDVIVVARMERRRYPADDVDAKLEFLRSDPVTREMTAVKRGHIVEMDAHAMSATMRTFFGLEVLADALSTMSFEQ; encoded by the coding sequence ATGAACTTCGTTCGCCACTTATCGATGGTGCTATGGCTTCTACCCGTTGCTCATGCGAGTGCGGATGCTCATGCGAGTGCGGGTGCTTCCGTCTATCCACTCACCGTGACCAATTGCGGCAGGGAAGTCAGCTTTCAGTCAGCCCCCGAGAGCATCGTCACCATCGGCCAATCGGCCACTGAGATCCTCTATGCGTTGGGGCTGGCTGACAAGGTCAAAGGGACTTCCGTCTGGTTCAATCCGGTCTTGCCGCAGTTTCGCGACGCTGATGCTGGTATCGAGAGAATTGCCGATAATGATCCCAGTTTCGAGGCTGTGGTGAGCAAGAAGCCTGACCTTGTTGCTGTCCAGTACGAGCTCCATGTCGGGCCAGCTGCAAGTGTAGCGAGCCGTGACCAGTTCAATGAACTTGGTATCTCCACCTATGTCATGCCTGCTGACTGCGATGGCAAGGACAACAACGCCACAGGAGGCGATGGAACGCGTACTGCGGCTTTCTCCTCGGCATCGATCTACAAGGGCATCACCGAGCTGGCCAGGATCTTTGATGTGCAAGACAAGGGGAAAGCCTTGGTGGCCGATCTTCAGGCTCGGGAAGCTGGCGCCATTGCCCATGCTGCACGCCTTGAGCTACCGGAAGACCTGACGGCCGTGTTCTGGTTCTCGTCCCCGGAACTGTCGACCGACCCTTTTGTCGCGGGACGACTGGGCGCACCAGGCTACATGATGGACAAGCTTGGCATCCGCAATGTGATTCAGTCTGATGAGGAATGGCCTACCGTTGGTTGGGAGTCCATTGCCAAGGCTGATCCGGATGTCATCGTGGTGGCCCGCATGGAGCGTCGTCGTTATCCCGCAGATGATGTCGACGCGAAGCTGGAATTTCTGCGCAGCGATCCGGTGACTCGTGAGATGACGGCCGTCAAGAGAGGGCACATTGTGGAGATGGACGCCCATGCCATGAGTGCCACCATGCGTACGTTCTTTGGCCTTGAAGTACTTGCTGACGCCTTGTCCACGATGTCTTTCGAGCAATGA
- a CDS encoding phosphoribosyltransferase — protein sequence MGSHFASRTEAGQLLAERLRERHYTNPVALALPRGGVPVALEIAKVLQAPLDLLLVRKIGVPYQPELALGAVVDGDPPQVVINEDVQYHANVSDDEFEALKAHELEVIERRRSSYLKGRKRVSVKGMTAIVIDDGIATGATVRAALKALRQAEPERLVLAVPVAPKDTLQQLRGEVDEIVCLESPELFYSISPYYDDFQQVSDQQVIAWLAEGDLIAVGQGAAPR from the coding sequence ATGGGCAGCCACTTTGCCAGCCGTACGGAAGCGGGGCAGCTTCTGGCAGAACGTCTCAGGGAAAGGCATTACACAAACCCGGTCGCTCTAGCGTTACCGCGTGGTGGCGTGCCTGTCGCGCTGGAAATTGCCAAAGTGCTCCAGGCACCTCTAGATCTGCTGCTCGTGCGCAAGATAGGGGTGCCGTATCAGCCTGAGCTGGCACTGGGGGCAGTGGTTGATGGTGATCCCCCTCAGGTGGTGATCAATGAGGATGTCCAGTACCACGCGAATGTCAGCGACGATGAGTTCGAGGCGCTCAAGGCCCATGAGCTGGAGGTAATCGAGCGTCGCCGGTCGAGTTACCTGAAAGGGCGCAAGCGCGTCAGTGTGAAGGGCATGACGGCCATCGTCATCGACGATGGGATCGCCACTGGCGCCACGGTTCGTGCCGCACTCAAGGCATTGCGTCAGGCCGAGCCGGAAAGACTTGTGCTGGCGGTCCCCGTAGCCCCCAAGGATACGCTGCAGCAGTTGCGAGGCGAAGTCGACGAGATTGTCTGCCTCGAAAGTCCTGAGCTTTTCTATTCCATCAGCCCCTACTATGACGACTTTCAGCAGGTGAGTGATCAGCAGGTTATCGCCTGGCTTGCCGAGGGTGACCTGATTGCCGTGGGGCAAGGGGCTGCTCCGAGGTGA
- a CDS encoding carbon-nitrogen hydrolase family protein yields MRVAVAKYPVQAPKDFEQFAARQRQLLVEARQAGAELAVLPEYLSLELAGMFADDIRGDLHKSLAALQRFQQDWIALYADLSRELGLIIQAGTFLTAVGDGRYRNRAWWFAPNGRQGYQDKLQLTGFEKAAEVIDGGDVLNVFDMNGIRSAIAVCYDSEFPLPVRAQQEAGARLLLVPSCTDLAAGATRVRVGCMARALENRMFVAHSVTAGDAEWSPALDTNTGEAALYAPMDHGFPDDGILAITQGDQVWAVADLDFDALEESRVQAQVAVDRDWDGQFVPAFRQAILQTGKVDEPVD; encoded by the coding sequence ATGAGAGTTGCCGTAGCGAAGTACCCGGTACAGGCACCGAAAGATTTTGAGCAATTCGCCGCCCGGCAGCGTCAACTGCTGGTGGAAGCCAGGCAGGCAGGAGCGGAACTGGCAGTGCTGCCTGAGTACCTCTCGCTCGAGCTTGCAGGAATGTTTGCGGACGATATCCGGGGAGACCTGCATAAATCGCTGGCGGCACTGCAACGTTTTCAGCAGGACTGGATAGCGCTGTATGCGGACTTGTCCCGCGAGTTGGGCCTGATCATTCAGGCCGGGACCTTCCTCACCGCAGTGGGTGATGGACGATATCGCAATCGCGCATGGTGGTTTGCACCGAATGGGCGGCAGGGGTATCAGGACAAGCTGCAACTGACCGGTTTTGAGAAGGCTGCCGAAGTGATCGATGGCGGCGATGTCCTCAACGTGTTCGACATGAACGGCATCCGTAGCGCTATTGCCGTGTGCTACGACTCGGAATTCCCGCTGCCGGTGCGGGCTCAGCAAGAGGCAGGTGCCCGCCTGCTGCTTGTACCGAGCTGCACCGATCTGGCTGCCGGTGCTACCCGAGTACGCGTGGGTTGCATGGCGCGGGCACTGGAAAACCGCATGTTCGTGGCACATTCCGTCACCGCGGGGGATGCCGAGTGGAGCCCGGCGTTGGATACGAATACCGGCGAAGCCGCGCTCTATGCGCCGATGGACCATGGCTTTCCCGACGACGGTATTCTTGCCATCACCCAGGGTGACCAGGTGTGGGCGGTAGCCGACCTTGACTTTGACGCGCTCGAAGAGAGCCGGGTCCAGGCCCAGGTCGCCGTGGACCGGGATTGGGATGGGCAGTTTGTGCCAGCGTTTCGGCAGGCCATCCTGCAGACGGGAAAAGTGGACGAGCCGGTCGACTGA
- a CDS encoding GNAT family N-acetyltransferase encodes MPEVGPGLRVVICRGGDIAEWLSAVAQLRIEVFRDYPYLYDGDVDYEANYLQTYTRTPDALLVLALDGERVVGASTGLPLAEAEADFQAPFHERGMDMNDVFYFGESILLPEYRGQGLGHRFFDEREAHARAFGSFKWTAFAAVDRSEDDPRRPADYRANDPFWTRRGYVRHPDMQMQLAWKQIGDEQETEQALTFWLRPLENVH; translated from the coding sequence ATGCCTGAGGTGGGGCCTGGCCTGCGTGTGGTTATATGTCGTGGAGGTGACATCGCCGAGTGGCTATCGGCGGTGGCGCAGCTGCGGATCGAGGTATTTCGCGATTATCCCTATCTCTATGATGGTGATGTGGATTACGAAGCCAATTACCTGCAGACCTATACCCGTACGCCCGATGCTCTGCTTGTCCTTGCGCTGGATGGTGAACGAGTGGTTGGCGCATCTACCGGCCTGCCGCTGGCTGAGGCGGAAGCTGATTTCCAGGCACCATTCCACGAGCGTGGCATGGATATGAACGATGTCTTCTACTTCGGCGAATCCATTCTGCTGCCCGAATATCGCGGCCAAGGGCTGGGCCATCGCTTCTTCGACGAGCGCGAGGCGCATGCCCGTGCGTTCGGCAGCTTCAAGTGGACAGCCTTCGCTGCGGTTGATCGCAGCGAGGATGATCCACGACGCCCTGCCGACTACCGTGCCAATGATCCATTCTGGACCCGCCGTGGATATGTTCGGCATCCAGACATGCAGATGCAGCTGGCCTGGAAGCAGATCGGAGACGAGCAGGAAACAGAGCAAGCCCTGACCTTCTGGCTGCGTCCTCTGGAGAATGTGCATTGA